The following coding sequences are from one Lolium rigidum isolate FL_2022 chromosome 6, APGP_CSIRO_Lrig_0.1, whole genome shotgun sequence window:
- the LOC124659001 gene encoding ethylene-response factor C3-like — translation MELHHLSGDFPSPAAASSLFSSSAFDMGDSDDMHLLNTLLEIGDDDMSHYLGFDMDTTEQASSSTSTSSSSSSYSSSSDQHQQQQGMATAAAPSKRRAPAAASIGLIGVRKRPWGKFAAEIRDSTRNGARVWLGTFNTPEAAAMAYDQAAFSVRGAAAVLNHPVDRVQESLRTLALGATAGSPVLALKRRHSIRKRSPNKAKKTAMAPAAATKMTSEAAPAHQQMTAHAGVVELEDLGADYLDELLRVSSDQPTASTMVGYEFDLQSIIANAGPILFPHC, via the coding sequence ATGGAACTACATCATTTGAGCGGCGACTTCCCGTCACCGGCAGCAGCTTCCTCCCTGTTCTCATCGTCGGCGTTCGACATGGGCGACAGCGACGACATGCACCTGCTCAACACCCTGCTGGAGATAGGCGACGACGACATGTCCCATTACCTCGGGTTCGACATGGACACTACGGAgcaggcctcctcctccacctccacctcctcgtcaagcagctcctactcctcctcctccgaccagcaccagcagcagcagggcATGGCCACCGCCGCTGCACCAAGCAAGCGTCGTGCCCCAGCAGCAGCTTCAATCGGTCTCATCGGCGTGCGGAAGCGTCCGTGGGGCAAGTTCGCCGCCGAGATACGCGACTCCACGCGCAACGGCGCGAGGGTGTGGCTCGGAACCTTCAACACCCCCGAGGCGGCCGCCATGGCCTACGACCAGGCCGCCTTCTCCGTCCGCGGCGCCGCCGCGGTCCTCAACCACCCCGTCGACCGCGTCCAGGAGTCGCTCCGCACGCTCGCGCTTGGCGCCACGGCCGGCTCCCCCGTGCTGGCCCTCAAGAGGCGACACTCCATCAGGAAGCGCTCGCCCAACAAGGCCAAGAAGACGGCCAtggcgcccgccgccgccaccaagatGACGAGTGAGGCGGCGCCCGCGCATCAACAGATGACGGCGCATGCCGGAGTGGTGGAGCTCGAGGACCTGGGCGCCGATTACCTGGACGAGCTCCTCCGGGTCTCCTCCGACCAGCCGACGGCGTCCACGATGGTTGGCTATGAGTTTGACCTGCAGTCGATTATCGCCAACGCCGGCCCAATCTTGTTCCCTCACTGCTAG